In the genome of Xiphophorus hellerii strain 12219 chromosome 14, Xiphophorus_hellerii-4.1, whole genome shotgun sequence, the window CAGAACATTGACCCATCCAGCTGTTGTAGAAAACTGTCCTTTTGTCTTTGGACAGGGACATGCTGAAATTGGGAGTCTGGGGTTCAAAGATCAGGTCTGAAGAATCATTGGCATCCTGGTGGCTTTCAGGATCAACCAGGGTCAACAATGACTCTAAAAAGTTGGACGCTTGGTTCATCATCTTCTCCCCGTTCTGTCTTATCTCCAGAACCAGTTTGTCCCGATGGAGGCCCGGCTCCAAGCCTTTCCTCAGATCCACAGCCTTGGCTTTCTCCACATCCTGGTTCACCTGAGAGTACATCTGCAGGAATCTGAAGGTGTCCTTCTCGTTCTGGGCTGCCTGCATGCTgctcctgctggttctgatggacaCCATTCGAGCAGAGACTGAACTTTGGACACTGGTCAGAGAAATGTCCCGTAGATTAGTCACAGCCTCGATGAGACGCACGCTGCTGCGAGCCAGCTTCTCTCTTTCACTCTTCTCCCACTTCTCCAGACTCATGTTGTCATCCTCAGTTTTCACCTGTAAGTCCTTCTCctcagctttcagcttctcCAGGAGCTCTTTGTGGGCCGTGGAGAAGGTCTTCATGTTGTGAAGGCGGTGCTGGTCTTCAATGGCGCAGGAAACGCACACACAGGTTTTATCATCCAGGCAGTAGTATTCCAGGAGCTTCTCATGCTGGGGACATTTGGTGTTTCCATCTATAGCCATGGGTTCAGTCAGAGGATGAGTCTGCAGTAACACAGGTGTGGTGAGGTGGGCCTCCAGGTGCTGGACACACATGGAGATCTCACATTTCATGCAGGTCTTCCGTGCTGCTTTCCTGTCCTCCCCTGtacacatgtcgcacagaatgCTGGACGAGTCCCTCTGAACGTTGTCAGACATTTTCACAGGAAGATCTGATTCCTAGGAGTTGTTCTTgcgtttttctcctctcttgATTTTCAAGATCCCGAAGCAAGTGTCCTCAAATAGGTTAATGTGTCTAACTACTCTAAGTTAAGTCATCACCTCTTTTACTTCCTGGTTAATAATCCACCCACACTGataagaaaaactttattgCTTAACAACAGTACAACAATGGTGTCATTGAATGAGAAAATGATTTACAGTTCTTATCGATGTGGAATAGTCAACaaaatactgtacatttaaCGTACATTTAGTTAAAATTAAAGCAccgtgtatgttttttttattttattttttaccaaaaccattttcaaaagaatataaTATTAACATTCTGGAGGTCTAATACGATATCTTGCAAAGCTATTATTCCtcttcatattttttcacatgTACAGCTACAAGCCTCATTGTGTCTGACTGGGATTTTATATAACAGTCCAACACAATGTATTGCATGTTGTGAAATGTAACCAGAACCTTCTTCCTACAGGTTTCTGTGGCCCGGCTTGTCGCAAACTGCAGATGGGACTTCtcatggctttctttcaacaatgactTTTCTCTTACCACTCTTCCATGAAAGACGTGGTTGTAGAGCAGGGGGGTCAAACTCCAGTcgtcaagggccggtgtcctgcaatttttagatgtgcctctgctgcaccacacctgaatagaataattaggtcattaaggctctggagaactgatctacacaagcaggaggtaattaagccatttcattccagtgttttgtgcCTGTGGCACATCtgaaaactgcaggacagtggcccttgaggactggagtttggcACTTGTGTTGTAGAACTAAAGTATCTAACTTCAGGaggaaatatttgtattttatttttttagatatcaGAGTAtcttttcatttgcaaaatGTTTGATGTGTCCTTCTGAGctgttacataaaataaagtaaaaagtacatcataaagtgacaaaatggggggaaaaaacatgaggggttttaatgtttttcctgtAGATTGAAGAGTTTAATCaatttaaacttaatttttagAAGACCAACTTCTACAGTGTTAAAGATGGGTTAAAGTCAGtacttactgtatatttataATGAAATTGTGACATTAACTGTTTGATATTGCAGAGTCCTGACCGTAAGAATTTTACCTcccttgattttaaaaaatgattcttTTAAGCGAAAATCACAATGTGAGCAGCACTAGATCACTTGATTTTGCGTCTGGTGAGAAGACATCCCAGTTGCTGTTGATCATGCGAATCTCTAAGGTGGTTTAAAAGATTAGCAGGAGCTAAAGGACATATTTTATCACTTTGGTTTGACCCGGTTGAAGGAAGTAGAAAATCCAGCCTAAAACAAATAGGTAAGGCCAACTTTTTGTGTTCTCACGGGTGGCTCTATAAAGGTGAGCAGGTAATGCAGGGAGACTCAAATCTTAGCTGGAGAGCCGTTACTGGCTAAAGCTAACGAGGCTTCGGCTAGCTAAAATGATATTTGAAATACGCCCGCGCTCAAGCTAACAGGCTAACCAATTAGCTAAAAATATGCGACATTGTAAGTAGTTATGAATAATTAACACGATGTTGGTTcaattaactttgtttttaggaTAAACACAGcggtcaaaaacaacaaaattaattattgaagCAAACTACTATTCcatttcttctctctttcttcGCCATTGTACTTATAATCCCAACGTATTTTGGTGGGCAGATATTAAACCCTTCTGCTTTTCGTCCTCATATATACGTTTCCATATCAATATACAGGTTTTCTTGTAGTCAGGGAGTCTCACATCTGATTTTGAAAATTTTCTGGCTTCCTTGTGTATGGAAATAGCGTGTTCTTAATCCACTCGCTAAAAGTTGCATTCATCTATTTGTAATCGGCCATTCGTACTTCATCGGTCTGTCTGTTCACCCATAAACCTGTCAAACCGTCCACTCATACATATATTTATCCATTGATCACCTAGCTGTCCATCCATCTGCTTATTAATTTATGTTCCAGCTTCCATAAATAACtcaatccatccattcatccttcCATAGTCAAACATACATACTAAATAACATGTCTGGACCACTTGAGTTTCTTAACTTTCAACAACTTAACTTTTCAGAACTCAAAGTAAAAACATGTCTataaatttattcttttattttgacttgTAGTACAGATGAGTGTCAAAGAACACAAAAGTGAGCAAAAGCAATCAAAAAGATACTGAAACATTAATCTTTCACATTGTAATTTTCTCTTAAAATTAGCAATCTCCATTGCTAAAGGTCATTACGCAGACTAGTCTGTGAACTGTGCAAAGGTAGGTCTGTCTCAAATAATTTGATCAATTCGGACAACTAGAGTCAGATTGATTTTGCCACTGAGTCAGAAAATAGTCAACTTAAATTACTGTAGTTAACCTGCTGTATGTTTCTAACCTCTCTGTCCGTCTACTTTGCATAGAAGTTGACTACGATGAGGCAACTCGCTGACAGAACGAACATCAAACCCATACAGACCCCCAGTTCTCTGGAAGGCAGCCATTCGGCGTTGGGTATCACAGTGCCTCAGTGGAGCGCCCGCATATGTCTCCCCCTGCTCTCTGAGGATAAAAGGGTGTTGTGGGTTCATGCAAATGAGGTTAACGTGCAGACAGATAAAGTGGCGGAACTCGAAAATGCCTTTAGCAGGTCCCCCTATCTGACACGCAAACAGACTAATGCTCTAGCCCAGCGCTGCTCCCTGCATCCAGACCAGGTGAAGGTTTGGTTTATAGCGCAGAGGCTCCGCTACGGCATTAGCTGGGACTACAAAGACATCAGGGAGATTTGGAACAAGTTGAATTCCAATCGCAAAGACAAGGAAGGAGATGAGGAGTTCCAAGACAGGGTCAAGAACGACCAAGTAAAGAGCAAGAAGATGTCTTTGATGGAACGAAAAGTGAATTGGAATACGGAGCAGGAGAGACCAATGGAAAAAGAAACGGGTAGAAGGGTGATAGAGGACGAAGCCGCCACTCCAGATAAGCGGAGAACAATTGGGGTCGTGTCGAAcaggagaaggaaaagaaagaaacgaGACGTCAAGTGGATCACCGATCAAGCAGAAACACTAGGGGCAAAAATGGATACATCTGAGAATGAGGAGCAAACATGGGAAGGAGCATATGTctccaagaaaaaaagaagagcacaCACAAAACTGATCTCCAGCCCAGTTAAAAACGACTACGAGAATCTTCTTGCCGAGGCTGAAATCCCATTTGTTGACTTTTCTTCCGTCGTTCTAGAGCCTCAAACCCAAACCTCTATCGCCGTTCCCATAACAGAGAGCCAGGCAGACTTGCAGGGCAGAAGGATGACTTCGCTGGAGAGCAGCTTGGAGGAGGATACTGACACACTGGCTTGTCTGGAGGAAGCTCTGTCTTCTGAACCGGCAAAGGAAAACAATGTCGTCTCCGAAGTGGACGAACTAAAGGAGCTCGTTAAGGCTGAAAACAACTTTCTTACTGCGAGCAGACCAACTGCTGGGACCAGTCAGGAGGAAGTTCTCTTGGCAGAAGGGGCAATGCTGCGTCCCCGGAGCAGACTGAAGACTCAGTCTCAGCTGCTGATGCTAAGGAGGGCCTTCCTGGAGTTCCAGTATCCCGATGCCGAGCAGTACAGCATGCTGACCAGGCTGGTCGGCATACAGCGCCACCATCTGGTGCAGTGGTTCGGTGACCGGCGTTACTCGATGAAAAAATCAAAACCTCGCTGGATGACGGAGGAGCAGTACAAGGAGATACTGGCCAACATCAAGTACCGGCAATACAAAAACATCCTGCTAAAAGGACTGCTGAGAAAAACTGAATGACGGCGCGGCCTGGATTATTGCAGGCTGGGAAGGAAAGTGCAAAGAAGCCTCTTCTGACACATGAACAGTTTGTCCTGTTGGGTTTTTATTAAACGACTTGAGAAAAAGATTTTCATCAGGtcctttaaatctttgttttgttcttatacTTTCAGTTTTTGTGACCAAGTTTGTTCGCGTTGAAATATTGCAGCTGAGGTGCAACTTTGTTAGTGAGCTTGTTTGAGCtgtacaaatatatatttttttttttattatacttaTACTATTATAATTTAAGTAAAAGTCACTTTGAATAAAAACCCCGAAAtggtgattgttttttttccaactcaaAATTATTTATGCATTCCCTTCTGAACACGGCAGAGCTAAACAAGTGTAGCAGAGACACAAAGACACATAACCTTCATGTTTCTTAATCCCCGATGTAAATCCAACtacatttttcctgttttaggtcagttaggataACAAAAAGACGTTCATATTatctaaatgccagaataagaACAGAGTGAAAAATTATTTAGGGATTTGTTAagattttaattacattaaattaaagaTCTCATTCCAAATGTAAACATGCCCTCTTGGTTTactgaaataacattttgactAAAGTGAATTAAAGATTTAATCAGTTACTTGCATATAATTGCTACTCatatttttgattcatttatgtgaacgttaacatttttaatttggtaAACTTGACTTCAAGCatcacatttctaaaaaatgtatttgacagATTGCTGGAATTGTGGCACTTTTGGCCATATacaacaaacatttacaaagaaaatcaaCACATAAATaggaaatttcaaaaatattacaaaaaatatattacacaaaataatttcccaaaaaaatcaaaaataatacagcatttattttcttactaaGCTACATAGTGCTGTTCTAACTTGCTTTTGTTCCCTCCAacctgtttttcatttttaggctTATGAAATACTGTCATGCCACAAATCACTAAATGATGTAATCAACATTCAGGCCTCAAAAGATCCCAGAGATCAAACTCGAAGGTCTTGATAAGTTTTTTTGGGTCGCTGCTTGGTCACACGTCTGATTGTGATAAGACCACGTTTCTTATAGTGACGTGGAAAGCAATCATAAACAACACCTTCAAGATATTCTAAAAGAGTGAATACTCactcattaaaaatacaaaattatgcATCCCTTGATATTGTGTGTTGTTTCTGATTGCCTTAAGGAGGAAATCATATTATATTTTTAGTACTGTTACCCAGTTAAATGTCTAATTGTAGGAgtaaagtcaaaacattttcattttggggcAGGGTTTTAATGCCAGGTGGCTGCGTACTCGGCCCTCTGCGGTTGCCAGAGCTCAGTGCCTTCGATGATGCGGCGGATCATGGACGCAGAGGTGATAAGCAGGTGCCCAGCGGTCTGAAGGAGGGTGGAGGCGAAGCGCAGCACTTCTCTGAAAACACAATCAATGTTATACACTTATCAGCTTTAAGATTGCTCACTAAGTACATGTAAAATTTGTACAAGCTGCTTGTACAAAGCTTGAGAAATTCTAACCCCAGATGTACCTTTTTGGCGtcaacaaaaatctaatttgaatgtccttaaatctaaaaaacaagctcaattttGAAACTAATAATTCTCAGAAAAGTGTTGtgtatcaaaacaaaacaaaaaatccatgCATTTTTCAAGCATTTAATATGTTAGAAACATAATGATGAGCTTATTTGTTAAACAGAAAAGGTGAAAAGTCTATTGTTCGTATGGAAAATGTCATAATTACTCTTAATGGTTCAACATCCGGGTTTAATCGGCtaatgttgttaaaaataatacaaatattatttCTTGGCTTGGATTGATCTCGTAACCTCTTGAGAGCTACTGAGTACTATTTCATGAgctaaaaaaaagcattaccAACACCAAGAAAGGTATTTTATGAGTTtggaaaactaaataattcgacagtaattttctttaaataaattatccTAACACCCTTTATGGGTTTGGAAAGATTTACAGGTGAGGAGGTGCCAGTTCATAGCATCCGTGACCCACTTACCTGAGGACCTTCTTGGGCCCCAGACACTGAAAGTCGGCGCTCACAGAGTACAGGCCTTGGAACGTGGCCTTCACACTCAGCGAGCCAAACACATCCTTCGGGTTTATCTTGTAAAGGTCGAAGGTGACACGTGCTATGTCTCTGCCGGTGCGAGGCTTGTCGTGGTTTCTTAGCACAACTGCACCCTGTGGAGACAGAAACGATGGATCAAACCACAAAGTGATGTTGCCAATGGAGGAAATGttcaagagggaaaaaaatctagtATATAAAGAGACACTAGGAGTCTCTAGAATGGCGTCGGACTTACTGCTTGCGGTTTCCATGTCTGTCCTGGTTCTAGGGCCATGAGCACGGTGTTGTCCGGTAAGGTCATGAGGAACTCATCAGAGTCCACTTCTGTACCGTCCTCCTCACAAACCAGGTACACAGATGCTGCAGAAATGGTCAGCAACAAAGCCTGGCACACCTAACAGACGGAATTATTACTCTCAGTTAGGAAGAACCTCAGCTTAGGCGTCACCAAAAAATCCTCAAAATATAAACTGTGAATACCAACCGGGATGCGCAATTGTTGCGTTTAAGCCAGTTCAGGGAAACTACATTCAAAtccactgaaatattttaaaaactggctCACAGCTGGCGCTGAGAGCGAGTAGAAGTTGTGTGTTCAGCGTGTTACTCTAGTTTAAATGTAGACGTAATATTTTGCATAAATATATTGTAAGAGCATATGTCCTAACCTTTTCGCAAAACTGTATGTCATAGT includes:
- the homezb gene encoding homeobox and leucine zipper encoding b; translated protein: MRQLADRTNIKPIQTPSSLEGSHSALGITVPQWSARICLPLLSEDKRVLWVHANEVNVQTDKVAELENAFSRSPYLTRKQTNALAQRCSLHPDQVKVWFIAQRLRYGISWDYKDIREIWNKLNSNRKDKEGDEEFQDRVKNDQVKSKKMSLMERKVNWNTEQERPMEKETGRRVIEDEAATPDKRRTIGVVSNRRRKRKKRDVKWITDQAETLGAKMDTSENEEQTWEGAYVSKKKRRAHTKLISSPVKNDYENLLAEAEIPFVDFSSVVLEPQTQTSIAVPITESQADLQGRRMTSLESSLEEDTDTLACLEEALSSEPAKENNVVSEVDELKELVKAENNFLTASRPTAGTSQEEVLLAEGAMLRPRSRLKTQSQLLMLRRAFLEFQYPDAEQYSMLTRLVGIQRHHLVQWFGDRRYSMKKSKPRWMTEEQYKEILANIKYRQYKNILLKGLLRKTE
- the cideb gene encoding lipid transferase CIDEB gives rise to the protein MDTTSSFFKSMTKRVWSPPQRPFRICCNRRETKKGVTAGTLEELKERVCQALLLTISAASVYLVCEEDGTEVDSDEFLMTLPDNTVLMALEPGQTWKPQAGAVVLRNHDKPRTGRDIARVTFDLYKINPKDVFGSLSVKATFQGLYSVSADFQCLGPKKVLREVLRFASTLLQTAGHLLITSASMIRRIIEGTELWQPQRAEYAATWH